In the Brucella anthropi ATCC 49188 genome, one interval contains:
- the nusB gene encoding transcription antitermination factor NusB: protein MNSSTEGRPTPNLPRTANKRGVARLAAVQALYQMDVAGTGVLEVVAEYEAFRLGKEVDGTQYLDADPQWFRAIVAGVVDEQLKLDPMIHQALTEDWPLSRLDSTLRAILRAGAWELQTRKDVPTAVIVSEYVDIAKAFYTEDEPKLVNAVLDRLAFVIRGESRGVKPR from the coding sequence ATGAATTCTTCTACCGAAGGCCGCCCAACCCCCAATCTCCCACGCACGGCGAACAAGCGCGGTGTTGCCCGTCTTGCTGCAGTCCAGGCGCTTTATCAGATGGATGTTGCCGGAACAGGTGTTCTGGAAGTGGTGGCTGAGTACGAAGCTTTCCGTCTCGGCAAGGAAGTGGATGGCACGCAGTATCTTGATGCCGATCCGCAATGGTTCCGTGCAATCGTGGCCGGTGTCGTCGATGAACAGCTGAAGCTCGATCCGATGATCCATCAGGCGCTGACGGAAGACTGGCCGCTGTCGCGTCTCGATTCGACCCTGCGCGCCATTCTCCGTGCTGGCGCCTGGGAATTGCAGACACGCAAAGACGTACCGACGGCTGTCATCGTGTCGGAATATGTTGATATCGCCAAGGCTTTCTACACGGAAGACGAGCCGAAACTGGTCAATGCCGTGCTTGATCGCCTCGCATTTGTCATTCGTGGTGAGAGCCGCGGTGTGAAACCGCGCTGA
- a CDS encoding sodium-translocating pyrophosphatase yields the protein MQMGVAVLVLVIACGVVSVLFAIWAIRSVLAADQGTQRMQEIAEAIREGASAYLTRQYSTIAIVGVVVFLAAWYLLSISAAIGFLIGAVLSGVTGFIGMHVSVRANVRTAQAASLSLAGGLELAFKSGAITGLLVAGLALLGVSVYYFILTVWLGYSPSDRTVIDALVSLGFGASLISIFARLGGGIFTKGADVGGDLVGKVEAGIPEDDPRNPATIADNVGDNVGDCAGMAADLFETYAVTVVATMVLGAIFFNGSDILSSVMLYPLMICGACVITSIVGTFFVKLGVNGSIMGALYKGLIATGLLSIVGLAIANTLTVGWGEIGTVAGKSITGTNLFLCGLIGLIVTGLIVVITEYYTGTNKRPVNSIAQASVTGHGTNVIQGLAVSLESTALPAIVIVGGIISTYQLAGLFGTAIAVTAMLGIAGMIVALDAFGPVTDNAGGIAEMAGLDPEVRKATDALDAVGNTTKAVTKGYAIGSAGLGALVLFAAYSNDLAYFAANGQTYPYFADMGPVSFDLSNPYVVAGLIFGGLIPYLFGGMAMTAVGRAGGAVVQEVRRQFREKPGIMTGKERPDYARAVDLLTRAAIREMIIPSLLPVLAPIVVYFGVLLISGSKAAAFAALGASLLGVIVNGLFVAISMTSGGGAWDNAKKSFEDGFTDADGVKHLKGSEAHKASVTGDTVGDPYKDTAGPAVNPAIKITNIVALLLLAVLAHMS from the coding sequence ATGCAAATGGGAGTGGCAGTCTTAGTTCTCGTCATTGCCTGCGGCGTGGTTTCCGTTCTTTTCGCCATATGGGCGATCCGTTCGGTTCTTGCAGCCGATCAGGGGACGCAGCGCATGCAGGAAATTGCTGAAGCCATCCGCGAGGGTGCCTCAGCCTATCTCACAAGACAATATTCGACGATTGCCATTGTCGGCGTCGTGGTCTTTCTGGCAGCTTGGTATTTGTTGTCGATCAGTGCCGCAATCGGTTTCCTGATTGGCGCGGTTCTGTCGGGCGTCACCGGCTTTATCGGAATGCACGTTTCGGTTCGCGCCAATGTGCGCACTGCGCAGGCAGCTTCGCTCAGCCTCGCCGGAGGGTTAGAACTGGCCTTCAAGTCCGGGGCCATCACTGGCCTTCTGGTAGCAGGGCTCGCGCTGCTCGGCGTGTCCGTCTATTATTTCATTCTCACTGTCTGGCTTGGTTACTCGCCGTCCGACCGCACGGTTATCGATGCGCTGGTGTCGCTCGGTTTCGGTGCTTCGCTGATCTCGATCTTCGCGCGTCTTGGCGGTGGTATCTTCACCAAGGGCGCTGACGTCGGCGGCGATCTTGTCGGCAAGGTCGAGGCCGGTATTCCAGAGGATGATCCGCGCAACCCAGCGACCATTGCGGATAATGTCGGCGACAATGTCGGCGACTGCGCAGGCATGGCTGCCGACCTTTTCGAAACCTACGCGGTGACAGTCGTCGCAACCATGGTTCTAGGCGCAATCTTCTTCAACGGATCGGACATTCTTTCGAGCGTCATGCTCTATCCGCTGATGATCTGCGGCGCCTGTGTCATCACGTCAATCGTGGGCACATTTTTCGTCAAGCTCGGCGTCAATGGCTCCATCATGGGTGCCCTCTATAAGGGGCTGATAGCGACGGGCCTGCTTTCCATCGTTGGTCTTGCTATTGCCAATACGCTGACCGTTGGCTGGGGTGAAATCGGAACTGTGGCCGGGAAAAGCATTACCGGCACCAATCTCTTCCTTTGCGGACTGATCGGTCTGATCGTTACCGGTCTGATCGTTGTGATCACGGAATACTATACCGGCACCAACAAACGTCCGGTCAATTCCATCGCGCAGGCCTCGGTAACAGGGCACGGCACGAATGTCATTCAGGGGCTGGCGGTTTCGCTTGAATCCACGGCTCTGCCAGCAATCGTGATTGTCGGCGGTATTATTTCGACCTACCAGCTGGCTGGTCTGTTCGGTACGGCAATCGCCGTCACTGCCATGCTTGGTATTGCCGGGATGATCGTTGCGCTCGATGCCTTCGGTCCGGTCACGGATAATGCGGGTGGCATTGCGGAAATGGCCGGTCTCGACCCGGAAGTCCGCAAGGCCACCGATGCGCTCGATGCCGTTGGCAACACTACCAAGGCCGTCACGAAGGGCTATGCTATCGGTTCGGCAGGGCTTGGCGCACTGGTGCTGTTCGCGGCCTATTCCAACGATCTGGCCTACTTTGCCGCCAACGGACAGACCTATCCTTATTTCGCCGATATGGGGCCGGTTTCCTTCGATCTCTCCAACCCTTATGTGGTTGCGGGGCTGATCTTTGGCGGCCTGATCCCTTATCTGTTCGGTGGCATGGCGATGACCGCCGTGGGCCGGGCCGGAGGCGCGGTCGTGCAGGAAGTGCGCCGCCAGTTCCGCGAAAAGCCAGGCATCATGACCGGCAAGGAGCGCCCGGACTATGCCCGTGCGGTCGATCTTCTGACCAGGGCGGCCATTCGCGAGATGATCATCCCGTCGCTCCTGCCTGTGCTGGCGCCGATTGTGGTCTATTTCGGCGTGCTGCTTATCTCAGGCTCGAAGGCTGCAGCCTTTGCAGCGCTCGGCGCATCGCTTCTGGGCGTTATTGTCAACGGCCTCTTCGTCGCGATTTCCATGACGTCCGGAGGTGGCGCATGGGACAATGCCAAGAAGAGCTTCGAGGACGGATTTACCGATGCCGACGGCGTGAAGCACCTG